A single window of [Clostridium] hylemonae DSM 15053 DNA harbors:
- a CDS encoding TIR domain-containing protein has translation MAHKTFISYKYDEAQRLRDDIIEALDDDATYYKGETSDSPDLTDTSTENIKKNLRDMMYDTSVTIVIISPNMKNSKWIDWEIEYCLKDNTRKGRTSHTNGVVGVIMKYNSGYSWFKSTHINDDGCSSTTYEESKVYDIINNNRFNQNPKKYSCDVCKTVNALTGSYIAYVDEETFLSNPTKYINNAYDKSENDAEGYDLTKKR, from the coding sequence ATGGCGCATAAAACATTTATTTCTTATAAATATGACGAAGCTCAAAGATTGAGAGATGATATTATTGAAGCACTTGACGATGATGCAACATACTATAAAGGCGAAACAAGTGATTCTCCTGATTTGACAGATACCTCAACAGAAAATATAAAAAAGAATTTAAGAGATATGATGTATGATACATCAGTTACAATAGTGATTATTTCGCCTAATATGAAAAATAGTAAGTGGATTGATTGGGAAATAGAATATTGTTTGAAAGATAATACAAGAAAAGGTAGAACATCTCATACCAATGGAGTTGTTGGTGTAATTATGAAATATAATAGTGGTTATAGTTGGTTTAAAAGTACACATATAAATGATGATGGTTGTTCTTCCACCACATATGAGGAATCTAAAGTCTATGATATTATTAACAATAATCGATTTAATCAAAATCCGAAAAAATATAGTTGTGATGTATGTAAAACAGTAAATGCATTGACGGGCTCCTATATTGCATATGTTGATGAAGAAACTTTCTTAAGTAATCCTACCAAGTATATAAACAATGCGTATGACAAAAGTGAAAATGATGCGGAAGGTTATGATTTGACTAAAAAAAGATAA
- the dcm gene encoding DNA (cytosine-5-)-methyltransferase, with product MNRVKEIRKERGMSQETLARYIEISRKYLSMIECQNATPSISIAMRIGGALGVSVDKIFLDLSSVETIAYPKPIRYIDLFCGIGGFRYASQYAFDKLDLEGKCVFSSDIDKYAQVSYEANFGERPMGDITKIEASEIPDFDILFGGFPCQAFSICGLQKGFADNTKGTLFFDIARIIKEKQPQAFVLENVKNLASHDNGKTLKTILEVLRDELGYHVDYKLLNALDFGLPQKRERIIIIGSKKPFLMDWTFNVEKKKTLDDILEKDIDKKHYASPEIVAKRKAKHTASIYPSIWHENKSGNISSYPYSCALRAGASYNYLLVNGERRLSPREMLRLQGFPDSFKMVVSDTQTRKQAGNAIPVDMVAKVIERFLPLAF from the coding sequence ATGAACAGAGTAAAAGAAATTCGTAAAGAAAGAGGAATGTCGCAAGAAACGCTCGCAAGATATATAGAAATTAGCCGCAAATATCTTTCCATGATAGAGTGTCAAAACGCTACTCCGTCTATATCTATTGCAATGAGGATTGGCGGAGCGTTGGGAGTGTCCGTTGATAAAATTTTTTTGGATTTATCTTCAGTAGAAACAATAGCATATCCGAAACCTATACGTTACATAGACTTATTTTGCGGAATAGGCGGTTTTAGATACGCCTCTCAATATGCGTTTGATAAATTAGATTTAGAGGGTAAATGTGTTTTTAGCAGCGATATAGATAAATATGCCCAGGTAAGTTACGAAGCGAATTTCGGAGAAAGACCGATGGGAGATATTACAAAAATTGAAGCGTCTGAAATACCTGATTTTGATATTCTGTTCGGTGGTTTTCCATGTCAGGCGTTTTCAATTTGTGGTTTACAAAAAGGATTTGCCGATAATACAAAAGGAACGCTTTTCTTTGATATAGCGAGAATTATAAAAGAAAAACAGCCGCAGGCTTTTGTTCTTGAAAACGTCAAAAATCTTGCAAGTCACGATAATGGAAAAACGCTGAAAACTATTTTGGAAGTCTTGCGAGATGAACTTGGTTATCATGTGGATTATAAATTGCTAAACGCTCTTGATTTTGGATTGCCCCAGAAAAGAGAGAGAATTATTATTATAGGCTCTAAAAAACCATTCCTAATGGATTGGACGTTTAATGTAGAGAAAAAGAAAACGCTGGACGATATTCTTGAAAAAGATATAGATAAAAAGCATTATGCATCTCCTGAAATAGTTGCAAAGAGGAAGGCAAAGCATACGGCGTCCATATATCCGTCGATTTGGCATGAAAATAAATCGGGGAATATATCCTCCTACCCGTATAGCTGTGCTTTAAGAGCAGGGGCAAGTTATAACTATCTTTTGGTAAACGGAGAAAGAAGATTATCACCGAGGGAAATGTTGCGTCTGCAAGGCTTTCCCGATAGTTTTAAGATGGTTGTGTCCGATACGCAGACTAGAAAGCAGGCGGGGAACGCAATACCCGTTGATATGGTGGCGAAAGTTATTGAAAGATTTTTGCCGTTGGCGTTTTAA
- a CDS encoding very short patch repair endonuclease produces the protein MTDVFDDKKRSEIMSKVRSKNNKSTELKLIQIFKENGIGGWKRNYPVKGHPDFIFLDKKIAIFVDGCFWHGHDCRNTRPSNNADYWTKKRERNMKHDKEITESFERRGWTVIRIWECELKKKNRENLILRLKNELGDI, from the coding sequence ATGACGGATGTATTTGACGATAAAAAGCGTTCCGAGATTATGAGTAAGGTGCGCTCAAAAAATAATAAATCTACGGAATTAAAGCTAATACAGATTTTCAAAGAAAATGGTATTGGAGGTTGGAAACGTAATTATCCAGTAAAGGGGCATCCTGATTTTATCTTTCTTGACAAGAAGATTGCCATATTTGTTGACGGTTGCTTTTGGCATGGGCATGATTGCAGGAATACCCGCCCTTCCAACAACGCTGATTATTGGACGAAAAAGCGTGAGCGCAATATGAAACACGATAAAGAAATAACGGAGTCGTTTGAACGACGAGGGTGGACGGTTATTCGGATTTGGGAATGTGAATTAAAGAAAAAGAATAGGGAGAATCTCATATTACGTCTAAAAAATGAATTGGGGGATATATAG
- a CDS encoding helix-turn-helix transcriptional regulator translates to MKIRSTDNINFYFGNNLRLYREAKGLSQSNFAELCNISRAYYGRIERGEHSITLDLCYKISNNLGIHISDLFKDLPD, encoded by the coding sequence ATGAAAATACGTTCAACTGACAATATAAATTTCTATTTTGGCAATAATCTACGTTTATATCGAGAAGCTAAAGGCTTATCACAATCCAATTTTGCAGAATTATGTAACATAAGCAGAGCATATTATGGCCGGATCGAACGTGGCGAGCATAGTATTACTTTAGATTTATGTTATAAAATATCTAATAACTTAGGAATTCATATTTCAGATCTGTTTAAAGACTTACCGGATTAA
- a CDS encoding AIPR family protein encodes MGKELKIKVESFRKIPNPYATKDEGVKDAMMYIAICDVKEIPKDIPMETNPREQKLTTGIPKKIKASLLGEDYLDFYLLNRGLCISASEVSYNNYNNEMTVSFEDFECHGDIDGGHTYKIILENQDKLDAGKQFVKLEILTGVEGIFQRLAAARNTSTQVQDKSIAELENRFDIIKKAISRETYSTDIFFKENEEGNIDVADILAILNMFNIDIYSDMDKYPTSSYSSKKKCIDLYIKAHKEYGEDFPNPYIKMAPLMKDIFKLYDHIEINMAKYYKEKNPTGKYGSVKGVTLAKNGCPFRSKFYHKDMDYSTPTGFLYPILGAFRALIKEEDGVYEWRKNPFIVIDDLGPELVETTIERSRSLGNNPQSVGKDSGNWKTLYMIVKLGLIE; translated from the coding sequence ATGGGCAAAGAACTGAAAATTAAGGTGGAGTCATTCAGAAAGATACCAAATCCTTATGCAACAAAGGATGAAGGGGTTAAGGATGCAATGATGTATATAGCAATTTGTGACGTAAAGGAAATTCCTAAAGACATACCTATGGAAACTAATCCAAGAGAACAAAAATTAACAACTGGGATACCAAAAAAAATCAAAGCCTCTTTATTGGGAGAAGATTATCTGGATTTTTATTTGTTAAATCGTGGATTATGTATTTCAGCATCAGAGGTGTCATATAATAATTACAATAATGAAATGACGGTGTCTTTCGAGGATTTTGAGTGTCACGGGGATATTGATGGTGGGCATACATATAAAATAATACTGGAAAATCAGGATAAACTTGATGCGGGAAAACAATTTGTAAAATTAGAGATTTTAACGGGGGTAGAGGGAATATTTCAGCGCCTTGCCGCAGCGAGAAATACATCTACGCAAGTGCAGGATAAGTCTATTGCTGAATTAGAAAACAGATTTGATATTATAAAGAAAGCCATTTCAAGGGAAACCTACTCTACAGATATTTTCTTCAAGGAGAATGAAGAAGGAAATATAGATGTCGCAGATATTTTAGCGATTCTGAATATGTTTAATATTGATATATATTCAGATATGGATAAATATCCAACTTCTTCATATAGTTCTAAGAAAAAATGCATTGATTTGTATATAAAAGCGCACAAAGAATATGGAGAGGATTTTCCTAATCCATATATAAAAATGGCGCCGTTGATGAAGGATATATTCAAATTATATGACCATATTGAAATAAATATGGCGAAATACTATAAAGAAAAGAATCCGACAGGAAAATATGGATCAGTGAAAGGTGTTACGCTGGCAAAGAATGGCTGTCCATTTCGTTCAAAATTTTATCATAAGGATATGGATTACTCTACTCCGACGGGTTTTTTATATCCAATACTGGGAGCGTTCAGAGCATTGATAAAGGAAGAAGATGGTGTGTATGAATGGAGAAAAAATCCATTCATTGTAATTGATGATTTAGGACCAGAATTAGTGGAAACGACGATAGAGAGAAGTAGAAGTCTGGGAAATAATCCACAGTCGGTGGGGAAGGATTCAGGAAATTGGAAAACTCTTTATATGATTGTAAAACTTGGTTTAATCGAATAA
- a CDS encoding ABC transporter permease: protein METNKKTARYFSKPLMGQTIKSNWTLCLAILFIMILLSNVVNYAMSMMATEKSDVDVTEYQESFYTYLGALATYNTAAQQDLSYDDFSSGGNEAAYETAFQMLNAQSDMNLSTEGFQEAIDGLSQSDISLDKYVKQFEYVYALNQSKGVFDKEELTVSGMLTITLDMMGVSSEMVEKMSEMNPASMMNHMYYTAMGLLPIFILIVILSNSLIANQVDRGSMAYVLSTPTRRSAVAITQMVFMLVVPLLMIAIVCATRIGTTFLFYDEVNVPGILALFGGMYILIEAVCGLCYMGSCLFSQSKKAMAFGGGLAVWFFLASMIGMFGSENMVNTGMGVEELSVFNKLTLVGLYDVDSLATVGTGSVDTAFVWKLLVLAAVAAVCYAVGAVRFAKKDLPL, encoded by the coding sequence ATGGAAACAAATAAAAAAACAGCGCGGTATTTCTCAAAGCCTTTGATGGGGCAGACGATCAAGTCCAACTGGACCTTATGCCTCGCGATATTGTTTATCATGATACTATTAAGCAATGTTGTGAACTATGCCATGAGCATGATGGCAACGGAGAAATCCGATGTTGACGTCACAGAGTATCAGGAGAGCTTCTACACTTATCTCGGAGCGCTCGCAACTTATAATACCGCTGCACAGCAGGACCTGTCTTACGATGATTTTTCAAGCGGCGGCAATGAGGCCGCTTATGAGACGGCTTTTCAGATGCTGAACGCACAGTCTGATATGAACCTCAGCACAGAAGGCTTTCAGGAGGCGATCGACGGCCTGTCACAGTCCGATATCAGTCTCGATAAATATGTGAAGCAGTTTGAATATGTATATGCACTGAATCAGTCCAAAGGCGTGTTCGACAAAGAAGAACTGACGGTTTCAGGAATGCTTACGATCACGCTGGATATGATGGGCGTCTCCTCGGAGATGGTGGAAAAAATGAGCGAGATGAACCCCGCGTCAATGATGAATCATATGTATTATACCGCAATGGGCCTGCTTCCAATCTTTATACTTATCGTCATTTTGTCAAACTCTCTGATCGCAAACCAGGTGGACCGCGGCTCTATGGCGTATGTCCTGTCTACACCGACCAGACGATCGGCTGTCGCCATAACACAGATGGTGTTTATGCTTGTCGTTCCTCTTCTGATGATCGCCATTGTGTGCGCAACCCGTATAGGCACCACCTTTCTGTTCTATGATGAGGTGAACGTGCCCGGGATCCTTGCCCTGTTCGGCGGAATGTATATCCTGATCGAAGCAGTCTGCGGTCTGTGCTACATGGGAAGCTGTCTGTTCTCACAGAGCAAAAAAGCGATGGCTTTTGGCGGCGGGCTTGCGGTCTGGTTCTTCCTCGCTTCTATGATCGGTATGTTCGGGTCGGAAAATATGGTCAACACCGGTATGGGTGTGGAAGAGCTCAGCGTATTTAATAAGCTTACGCTGGTCGGATTGTATGATGTTGATTCTCTGGCGACCGTTGGGACCGGAAGTGTGGATACTGCTTTTGTGTGGAAGCTGCTGGTTTTGGCTGCAGTTGCTGCTGTGTGTTATGCGGTTGGGGCGGTTCGGTTTGCTAAGAAGGATCTGCCGCTGTAG
- a CDS encoding ABC transporter ATP-binding protein, whose amino-acid sequence MNDVIIKTNGLTKDYGKGRGIFDIDLEIRRGEVFGFVGTNGSGKTTTIRNMMGFIRPDSGTFAVNGLDSWSRSADIMKNVSYIPGEIAFPALKTGTEFLKTQAKYLGVTDFKYMNHIIELLQLDPTANLKRMSKGMKQKTAIVAALMGEKEVLVLDEPTTGLDPLMREAFLELIREEKQKGHTIFMSSHIFEEIEAVCDRVSMIKNGHIIDTTSLYNLRHPTTKNFIIEFEQPAQQQKFVEAAPFPAAATDANTCSVQCSVEQLDLLFNTLKNYQIAYLREIHLSLQQQFMRAYKEGLTQNGNK is encoded by the coding sequence ATGAACGATGTCATTATCAAAACAAACGGGCTGACAAAAGACTACGGCAAAGGACGCGGCATCTTTGATATAGATCTGGAGATCCGCAGGGGAGAAGTATTCGGCTTCGTCGGCACTAATGGTTCCGGCAAGACGACAACGATCCGCAATATGATGGGCTTTATCCGGCCTGACAGCGGAACTTTTGCTGTAAACGGCCTGGATTCCTGGAGCAGGTCGGCAGACATTATGAAAAACGTCAGCTATATCCCCGGAGAGATTGCGTTTCCCGCGCTGAAAACAGGCACTGAATTTCTGAAAACGCAGGCAAAATATCTCGGCGTTACGGACTTTAAATATATGAATCATATCATCGAACTGCTCCAGCTGGACCCTACGGCAAACTTAAAAAGAATGAGCAAGGGTATGAAGCAGAAGACTGCCATCGTCGCGGCCCTGATGGGAGAAAAAGAAGTTCTTGTACTCGACGAACCGACGACCGGACTGGATCCGCTCATGCGTGAAGCATTTCTGGAACTCATCCGTGAGGAAAAGCAGAAAGGCCATACCATCTTTATGTCCAGCCATATATTTGAGGAGATCGAAGCCGTATGTGACAGAGTGTCCATGATAAAAAACGGGCATATCATTGATACGACCTCGCTCTACAATCTGCGCCATCCGACAACGAAAAACTTCATCATTGAATTCGAGCAGCCGGCGCAGCAGCAGAAGTTTGTTGAAGCTGCTCCGTTCCCGGCTGCTGCCACAGATGCGAATACATGTAGCGTTCAATGCTCTGTGGAACAGTTGGACTTATTATTTAATACACTTAAAAATTACCAAATCGCATATTTACGTGAAATTCATCTCTCACTGCAGCAGCAGTTTATGAGAGCATACAAGGAGGGACTGACTCAAAATGGAAACAAATAA
- a CDS encoding ABC transporter ATP-binding protein codes for MSVIEVSKLTKDYGHGRGVFDVSAHVDEGECLGFLGPNGAGKSTTIRHLMGFSKPQSGTTSIEGKNCWECSAELQRDVGYLPGEIAFPSGMTGTQFLNMQKKMRGVTDTSYLEMLLKKFELNPDIGLKQMSLGTRRKLAVVTAFMHDPKILILDEPTSGLDPIMQEIFIEYILEEKKRGKTIFLSSHIFHEVDASCDRIAIIRDGRIVSEFDPEVLKKESDKIYRVTFHDKKQWQEFTSHTYHFTSINERKLRARIQLKNSEITSFLADISRYHIIDFTEFPFSLEDYFMQFYHEDKIFEGVK; via the coding sequence ATGTCAGTTATAGAAGTCAGTAAATTGACAAAAGACTACGGACACGGCAGAGGTGTGTTCGATGTATCTGCTCACGTGGACGAAGGGGAGTGCCTGGGGTTTCTCGGGCCAAACGGCGCAGGCAAGAGTACCACCATCAGACATTTGATGGGGTTTTCTAAGCCACAGAGCGGGACTACAAGTATTGAAGGGAAAAACTGCTGGGAATGCTCGGCGGAGCTTCAGCGTGACGTCGGATATCTGCCCGGAGAGATCGCCTTTCCTTCCGGGATGACCGGAACGCAGTTTTTAAATATGCAAAAGAAGATGAGAGGTGTCACGGACACTTCTTATTTGGAAATGCTGCTGAAGAAGTTTGAACTGAACCCTGATATCGGATTAAAGCAGATGAGCCTCGGAACAAGACGTAAGCTGGCGGTCGTCACCGCATTTATGCACGACCCGAAAATATTGATCCTGGATGAACCAACTTCCGGTCTTGACCCTATTATGCAGGAGATCTTCATTGAATATATTCTGGAGGAAAAGAAAAGGGGCAAAACCATATTCCTGTCCTCTCATATCTTTCATGAGGTAGACGCTTCCTGTGACAGGATCGCGATCATCAGAGACGGCAGGATCGTATCGGAATTTGATCCGGAGGTGTTGAAAAAAGAAAGCGACAAGATATACAGAGTGACTTTCCACGATAAAAAACAATGGCAGGAGTTCACCTCTCATACGTATCATTTTACTTCCATAAACGAAAGAAAACTGCGTGCCAGGATCCAGCTGAAAAACAGTGAGATCACATCATTCCTTGCAGATATCTCCCGGTATCATATCATTGATTTCACAGAGTTCCCATTTTCACTGGAGGACTACTTTATGCAGTTTTATCATGAAGATAAAATATTCGAGGGGGTGAAGTGA
- a CDS encoding TetR/AcrR family transcriptional regulator yields the protein MKKQPEVTAATRQKIMDAFWTLYKEKAVDKISVSEITAITGNNRGTFYRYFKDVYAVLEQIEADLLRDVGREVHNILSSHIFEDHLRDINLLYTMTIPIFKKHEEKIFTLLGKNGDPKFTSEFRKSIQSMLIKFWNFSDDTEHLDYLLEYTYSAMFGLMAKWYENGNDLTEDEFFKMAQGLVANGVLGHCKHLPAQA from the coding sequence ATGAAAAAGCAGCCGGAAGTGACCGCGGCTACGAGACAAAAAATAATGGATGCGTTCTGGACGCTCTATAAAGAAAAAGCGGTCGATAAAATATCGGTCTCTGAGATCACAGCGATAACCGGAAATAACAGGGGGACGTTTTACCGCTATTTTAAAGATGTCTACGCAGTGCTGGAACAGATCGAGGCAGATCTTTTGAGAGATGTAGGCAGGGAAGTGCACAATATTTTAAGCAGCCATATTTTTGAGGATCATTTAAGAGACATTAACCTGCTCTATACGATGACCATACCGATTTTTAAAAAGCATGAAGAGAAAATATTTACACTGCTCGGCAAAAACGGAGATCCCAAATTCACAAGTGAGTTCCGCAAAAGCATTCAGTCTATGCTGATAAAGTTTTGGAATTTTTCGGATGACACGGAACATCTCGATTATCTGTTAGAGTATACATACTCGGCAATGTTCGGATTAATGGCCAAATGGTATGAAAACGGAAATGACCTGACGGAAGATGAATTTTTCAAGATGGCGCAGGGTCTCGTTGCAAACGGAGTTTTGGGGCATTGTAAGCATTTGCCAGCGCAGGCTTAG
- a CDS encoding thioredoxin domain-containing protein produces the protein MSNHLKNESSPYLLQHSENPVDWYPWCEEAFERAGREDKPIFLSIGYSTCHWCHVMAHESFEDKRTADILNENFISIKVDREERPDIDSVYMSVCQALTGSGGWPMSIFMTAEQKPFYAATYIPPDNRYGMKGFRELLLEISGHWKYKKSELLESAEQILDHIDTKEERAKKKTLKRVGAGTDTTLPERAAELFAQAFDEKYGGFGAAPKFPTPHNLLFLMIYSSLQDAGMSYEAEKTLEQMRRGGIFDHIGYGFSRYSTDRFYLVPHFEKMLYDNALLMIAYSAAYKVSGKTMFLETAEKTAEYILREMTGPDGEFYSAQDADSEGREGLYYVWDEEEICGILGAERGTEFCRYYGITEEGNFEGKNIPNELDGKEITDRFHKERELLYDYRKRRARLHLDDKVLTSWNSLMISAMAVLYRVTGKERYLEAAERARRFIEHNLADGNTLRVSCRGGSGSVKGFLDDYAYYTAALLSLYEAVSDVDHLTRAEQICREARQQFADEEGGGFFLYGSRNDSLITRPKETYDGALPSGNSTMAYDLVRLYQITGNEEYKDAAKRQLAFMSGEAQEYPAGYSMFLTALLLYENPPQKITVVLADGDNKEEIMSRLPLYAEINILSGETREYKLLNGRTTYYVCKNYTCLPPSNELMSDSK, from the coding sequence ATGAGCAATCATTTAAAAAACGAGAGCAGTCCGTATCTTTTGCAGCATTCGGAAAACCCTGTGGATTGGTACCCATGGTGCGAGGAGGCATTTGAGAGGGCCGGACGTGAGGATAAACCGATTTTTCTGAGTATTGGTTACAGTACGTGCCACTGGTGTCATGTGATGGCTCATGAAAGCTTTGAAGATAAAAGGACAGCTGATATTTTGAATGAAAATTTTATTTCTATCAAGGTAGACAGAGAAGAACGTCCGGACATCGACAGCGTGTACATGTCTGTATGCCAGGCGCTGACGGGGAGCGGAGGCTGGCCCATGAGTATCTTTATGACCGCAGAGCAGAAGCCTTTTTACGCGGCGACGTATATTCCCCCGGATAACCGTTATGGAATGAAGGGTTTCCGGGAGCTGCTGCTGGAGATCAGCGGTCACTGGAAGTATAAGAAATCAGAGCTTCTGGAGTCGGCGGAGCAGATTTTAGATCATATCGATACCAAAGAGGAGCGTGCGAAAAAGAAAACACTTAAGCGGGTGGGAGCAGGGACAGATACCACGCTTCCTGAGCGGGCGGCAGAACTGTTTGCGCAGGCTTTTGATGAGAAGTACGGCGGATTTGGCGCGGCGCCCAAGTTTCCGACTCCTCATAATCTCCTATTTTTAATGATTTATTCCAGCCTTCAAGATGCGGGCATGTCCTATGAGGCAGAAAAGACACTCGAGCAAATGCGAAGGGGTGGGATCTTCGATCACATTGGCTATGGGTTTTCCAGGTATTCTACCGACCGTTTTTATCTCGTCCCTCACTTTGAGAAAATGCTGTATGACAATGCGCTGCTGATGATCGCCTACTCAGCCGCGTATAAGGTATCGGGGAAAACTATGTTCCTTGAAACGGCGGAAAAAACAGCGGAGTATATATTACGGGAAATGACCGGACCGGACGGTGAATTTTATTCCGCCCAGGACGCGGACAGTGAAGGAAGAGAAGGCCTGTATTACGTCTGGGATGAGGAAGAGATCTGCGGGATACTCGGTGCAGAAAGAGGAACAGAGTTCTGCAGATATTACGGGATCACAGAAGAAGGAAACTTCGAGGGAAAAAATATACCGAACGAGTTAGACGGTAAAGAGATTACGGACAGATTTCACAAGGAAAGAGAGCTTTTATACGATTACCGGAAGCGTCGGGCCAGGCTGCACCTGGACGACAAGGTGCTCACATCGTGGAATTCTCTGATGATTTCTGCCATGGCGGTATTGTACCGGGTTACGGGAAAGGAACGATATCTGGAAGCGGCAGAGCGGGCGCGCCGTTTTATCGAACATAATCTTGCGGACGGGAATACGCTCCGAGTCAGCTGCCGCGGCGGAAGCGGCTCGGTGAAGGGCTTTCTGGATGATTATGCATATTATACAGCGGCGCTGCTCAGTCTTTACGAAGCGGTCTCTGATGTGGATCATCTGACACGGGCGGAACAGATCTGCCGGGAAGCGCGGCAGCAGTTTGCGGATGAAGAGGGCGGAGGGTTCTTTCTGTACGGGAGCCGGAACGACAGCTTGATCACAAGGCCAAAGGAAACGTACGACGGCGCGCTGCCAAGCGGGAATTCCACGATGGCTTACGATCTCGTGAGGCTTTATCAGATCACGGGCAATGAAGAATACAAAGACGCGGCCAAGCGCCAGCTCGCTTTTATGTCCGGGGAGGCGCAGGAATACCCGGCGGGATACAGTATGTTCCTGACGGCGCTGCTGCTGTATGAGAATCCGCCGCAGAAGATCACGGTTGTTCTGGCAGATGGGGACAATAAAGAAGAGATAATGAGCCGCCTCCCTCTGTATGCGGAGATAAACATATTGAGCGGGGAGACGCGGGAATATAAATTATTAAATGGAAGAACTACGTATTATGTGTGTAAAAACTATACGTGTCTTCCGCCGTCAAATGAATTGATGAGTGATAGTAAATAA
- the chvE gene encoding multiple monosaccharide ABC transporter substrate-binding protein — MYKKVTAVLIVLTMMFSLAACTSGDSGSGGSSSGGSKKDNKKVGIAMPTKDLQRWSEDGAYMKEAMEKAGYTVDIQYANNDIGVQASQIENMITGGCGTLVIASIDGGALSEVLEKAKAADIAVIAYDRLIMNTDAVTYYATFDNEKIGIMQGQYIADKLDLENQAGPFNIELFTGPTDDNNVNFYFGGAMSVLQKYIDEGKLVIKSGTEVSLAACATPNWSTEEAQKRMENIITKSYTGGEKLDAVLSSNDSVANGITNALVAAGYTAEDFPIITGQDCEITSVRNMIKGLQAMSVFVDTRELANVTADMVEAIMKGEEPEINNTEDYDNGTGIIPTYLCEPQVADIDNYKEVLIDSGYYTEDRLK; from the coding sequence ATTTATAAGAAAGTGACCGCGGTTTTAATAGTATTGACGATGATGTTTTCTCTTGCCGCCTGCACAAGCGGAGATTCGGGCAGCGGCGGGAGTTCCTCCGGAGGCAGTAAGAAAGATAACAAAAAGGTAGGGATCGCCATGCCGACTAAGGACTTGCAGCGGTGGAGCGAAGACGGCGCTTACATGAAAGAGGCGATGGAAAAAGCCGGCTACACAGTAGATATTCAATATGCCAATAACGATATCGGCGTACAGGCTTCACAGATCGAAAATATGATCACCGGAGGATGCGGGACACTCGTCATTGCCTCCATTGACGGCGGAGCCCTCTCGGAAGTGCTGGAGAAGGCAAAAGCCGCGGATATCGCGGTGATCGCGTATGACAGGCTGATCATGAACACCGATGCCGTTACATATTATGCTACCTTTGACAATGAGAAGATCGGGATCATGCAGGGGCAGTACATTGCCGATAAGCTGGACCTGGAAAATCAGGCAGGCCCGTTTAATATCGAACTGTTCACCGGCCCGACAGATGACAATAATGTCAATTTCTATTTCGGCGGCGCCATGTCTGTCCTGCAGAAGTACATAGACGAAGGGAAACTGGTGATCAAGTCGGGAACGGAAGTTTCACTGGCGGCATGTGCCACACCGAACTGGTCAACAGAAGAGGCGCAGAAGAGAATGGAAAATATCATCACCAAGAGCTACACAGGCGGAGAAAAATTAGACGCAGTGTTATCTTCAAATGATTCTGTCGCAAATGGGATCACGAATGCGCTCGTGGCAGCAGGATATACGGCGGAAGATTTCCCGATCATTACCGGACAGGACTGTGAGATAACATCTGTGAGAAACATGATAAAAGGGCTGCAGGCCATGTCTGTCTTCGTGGATACGAGAGAGCTTGCCAATGTGACGGCCGACATGGTAGAAGCGATCATGAAAGGCGAGGAGCCGGAGATCAACAATACGGAAGATTACGACAACGGCACGGGAATCATACCGACTTACCTTTGTGAGCCGCAGGTTGCGGACATCGACAATTATAAGGAAGTCCTCATTGATTCCGGATATTACACGGAAGACAGATTAAAATAG